In Halobaculum rubrum, the following are encoded in one genomic region:
- the carA gene encoding glutamine-hydrolyzing carbamoyl-phosphate synthase small subunit translates to MADAYVALADGRVFEARARAPGRTRGELVFTTAYTGYEESLTDPSYEEQVLTFSYPLIGNYGVRDERFESDRVHPNAAIAREFTDDVAEWLESEGVPAVDHLDTRDIVTSVREEGAMACGIAAGPDASPEAAKEELAQCVEMSDHLDIGKQVSTDEAYTVEGGGEYDVALVDCGMKGSISSSLAERGADVHVLPYDVDAETVAEVDPDVLFVSNGPGDPANFESAQALVEEFAGEIPLAGICLGQQIVARAFGGDTEKMAFGHHGVNQPVRDLETGRVVMTTQNHGYSVADPGDLEVTQVNVNDDTAEGLKSTECAVVTRQYHPEANPGPHDSLSFFDDVLEMAGNGSRTPATAD, encoded by the coding sequence ATGGCGGACGCCTACGTCGCCCTGGCCGACGGCCGTGTCTTCGAGGCACGCGCCCGCGCGCCGGGCCGGACACGTGGTGAGTTGGTCTTTACGACCGCGTACACCGGGTACGAGGAGTCGCTCACGGATCCCTCCTACGAGGAGCAGGTTCTGACGTTCTCCTACCCGTTGATCGGCAATTACGGCGTCCGAGACGAGCGGTTCGAGTCCGACCGCGTCCACCCGAACGCCGCGATCGCCCGCGAGTTCACCGACGACGTGGCCGAGTGGCTCGAGTCGGAGGGCGTCCCCGCGGTCGACCACCTCGACACCCGCGACATCGTCACGAGCGTGCGCGAGGAGGGCGCGATGGCCTGCGGCATCGCCGCCGGGCCGGACGCGTCTCCGGAGGCCGCGAAGGAGGAACTGGCGCAGTGCGTCGAGATGTCCGACCACCTCGACATCGGCAAGCAGGTGTCGACGGACGAGGCGTACACCGTCGAGGGCGGCGGCGAGTACGACGTGGCGCTCGTCGACTGCGGCATGAAGGGCTCCATCTCCTCCTCGCTGGCCGAGCGCGGCGCCGACGTACACGTGTTGCCGTACGACGTGGACGCCGAGACGGTCGCCGAGGTGGACCCGGACGTGCTGTTCGTCTCGAACGGCCCGGGCGACCCCGCGAACTTCGAGTCGGCGCAGGCGCTCGTCGAGGAGTTCGCCGGCGAGATCCCGCTGGCGGGCATCTGTCTCGGCCAGCAGATCGTCGCCCGCGCGTTCGGCGGCGACACCGAGAAGATGGCGTTCGGTCACCACGGCGTCAACCAGCCCGTGCGCGATCTGGAGACGGGACGGGTCGTCATGACGACCCAGAACCACGGGTACTCGGTCGCCGACCCCGGCGACCTGGAGGTGACGCAGGTGAACGTCAACGACGATACCGCCGAGGGGCTCAAAAGCACCGAGTGCGCCGTCGTCACCCGGCAGTACCACCCCGAGGCGAACCCCGGCCCGCACGACTCGCTGAGCTTCTTCGACGACGTGCTCGAGATGGCGGGCAACGGGTCGCGGACCCCGGCCACCGCCGACTAA
- a CDS encoding Lrp/AsnC family transcriptional regulator → MDDLDRRILNLLRRDARTPYTEIADEVGTSEGTVRNRVDRMTSDGVIERFTVTTRTGNVKAMVEISVDMNVNTSAVSERLADWEEVDFVWQVSGQEDIVLIVDCVDTRAVNELITRARELDEIEGTKTRLILDERLG, encoded by the coding sequence ATGGACGACCTGGACCGGCGCATCCTCAACCTCCTTCGACGGGACGCCCGAACGCCGTACACCGAGATCGCCGATGAGGTCGGCACCAGCGAGGGGACGGTGCGCAACCGCGTCGACCGGATGACCAGCGACGGCGTGATCGAGCGGTTCACCGTCACCACGCGCACGGGGAACGTGAAGGCGATGGTGGAGATCTCCGTCGACATGAACGTCAACACGAGCGCCGTCTCCGAGCGCCTCGCCGACTGGGAGGAGGTCGACTTCGTGTGGCAGGTGTCGGGACAGGAGGACATCGTGCTCATCGTCGACTGCGTCGACACCCGCGCGGTCAACGAACTCATCACGCGCGCCCGCGAACTGGACGAGATCGAGGGGACGAAGACGCGGCTCATTCTCGACGAACGGCTCGGCTAG
- a CDS encoding NUDIX hydrolase, which translates to MSTEDAGASDTAATASEDSEHENALQDVIAVDSDDNPQGAVNRLDAHTGDGIRHRAFTCLVFDSQGRLLLGQRAPGKRLWGTYWDGTVASHPVEGQTQREATRQRLEEELGITPDQYGDVTLTDRFEYKRYFENAGLEWEVCAVLKVTLEEDALNPDEEEIAGLLWVDYEHFHEHPEWYRQLRLCPWFEIAMRRDFE; encoded by the coding sequence ATGAGCACGGAGGACGCCGGCGCGAGCGACACCGCGGCGACCGCGAGCGAGGACTCGGAACACGAGAACGCCCTCCAGGACGTGATCGCCGTCGACAGCGACGACAACCCGCAGGGCGCGGTGAACCGACTGGACGCCCACACCGGCGACGGTATCCGCCACCGCGCGTTCACCTGTCTCGTCTTCGACTCCCAAGGCCGCCTTCTGCTGGGCCAACGCGCGCCCGGCAAGCGCCTGTGGGGCACCTACTGGGACGGCACGGTCGCTTCCCACCCCGTCGAGGGACAGACACAGAGGGAAGCCACCCGCCAGCGGCTGGAGGAGGAGCTCGGCATCACCCCGGACCAGTACGGCGACGTGACGCTCACCGACCGCTTCGAGTACAAGCGCTACTTCGAGAACGCGGGGCTGGAGTGGGAGGTCTGTGCCGTGCTGAAGGTCACGCTGGAGGAGGACGCGCTGAACCCCGACGAAGAGGAGATCGCGGGCCTGCTGTGGGTCGACTACGAGCACTTCCACGAGCACCCCGAGTGGTACCGCCAACTGCGCCTGTGCCCGTGGTTCGAGATCGCCATGCGGCGCGATTTCGAGTAG
- a CDS encoding desampylase: MPVDRLLLPAAVRDALHERRAAGAPAEVCGVLVGDRAGSADSGGDTDGTGDGIEVTDAADRVAEAVPVANVAADVERRYELDPAETVAAVEDAEDRGRDVIGFYHSHPRGPAEPSETDRDRATWTGYVYAIVAPEGIVASRWTGESFRPLRVETP; the protein is encoded by the coding sequence ATGCCCGTCGATCGCCTCCTGTTGCCGGCCGCCGTTCGCGACGCGCTCCACGAGCGCCGGGCGGCGGGCGCCCCCGCGGAAGTGTGCGGCGTGCTCGTCGGCGACCGCGCGGGCAGCGCGGACAGCGGGGGCGACACGGACGGCACGGGCGACGGAATCGAAGTAACGGACGCGGCCGATCGCGTCGCCGAGGCGGTCCCCGTCGCCAACGTCGCCGCCGACGTCGAGCGTCGTTACGAACTCGACCCCGCGGAGACCGTCGCCGCCGTCGAGGACGCCGAGGACCGCGGCCGCGACGTGATCGGCTTCTATCACAGTCACCCGCGCGGTCCGGCCGAACCCTCCGAAACCGACCGCGACCGCGCGACGTGGACCGGCTACGTCTACGCGATCGTCGCGCCCGAAGGGATCGTCGCGTCCCGCTGGACCGGCGAGTCGTTCCGGCCGCTCCGGGTCGAAACGCCGTAA
- a CDS encoding SDR family NAD(P)-dependent oxidoreductase, producing the protein MEPDLYDDLSGQAALVTGANRGIGAAIASDLAALGATVYAGVRSVTHDLPDEYERVTLDVSQEGDIQDALNRIGEDEDGLDVLVNNAGVGHFGAALHEERSHHVDHSISVNLRGPMLLCKYAIPPMLNTATPRIVNVSSGMGALGEEQSGGSPAYRVTKTGLNGLTKYLHGEYADEGLIANSVCPGWVHTEMGGEEAPRTPAEGAETPTWLARFRDGPGGRFWRDREIIDW; encoded by the coding sequence GTGGAGCCGGATCTCTACGACGACCTCTCGGGACAGGCCGCGCTCGTCACGGGCGCCAACCGCGGCATCGGCGCCGCGATCGCGAGCGACCTCGCCGCGTTGGGGGCGACCGTCTACGCGGGCGTGCGCAGCGTCACCCACGACCTCCCCGACGAGTACGAGCGCGTGACTCTCGACGTGAGCCAGGAGGGCGACATCCAGGACGCGCTCAACCGGATCGGCGAGGACGAGGACGGGCTCGACGTCCTCGTCAACAACGCCGGCGTCGGCCATTTCGGCGCGGCGCTGCACGAGGAGCGGAGCCACCACGTCGACCACTCCATCTCGGTGAACCTCCGCGGGCCGATGCTGCTGTGCAAGTACGCGATCCCGCCGATGCTGAACACGGCGACGCCGCGGATCGTCAACGTCTCCTCGGGGATGGGCGCGCTCGGCGAGGAGCAGTCGGGCGGGTCGCCCGCCTACCGCGTGACGAAGACGGGCCTCAACGGGCTCACGAAGTACCTCCACGGCGAGTACGCAGACGAGGGCCTGATCGCCAACTCGGTGTGCCCCGGCTGGGTCCACACCGAGATGGGCGGCGAGGAGGCGCCGCGGACGCCCGCCGAGGGGGCGGAAACGCCGACGTGGCTCGCGCGGTTCCGCGACGGTCCGGGCGGGCGGTTCTGGCGCGACCGCGAGATCATCGACTGGTGA